A single Tamandua tetradactyla isolate mTamTet1 chromosome X, mTamTet1.pri, whole genome shotgun sequence DNA region contains:
- the LOC143671088 gene encoding uncharacterized protein LOC143671088: MAKATQEEEPPKPSTKKRRKWKVSYKTRPKGGLKMLKRTMGLKRPVQGSSMEKATLSMVAHSGMPENPGQSHDDCPKESKLDENERKEAQETPEPSTTSCDNPATSDRGHRATASDVDLSQKPSSTLKVMIKIK; encoded by the exons ATGGCGAAGGCGACCCAAGAAGAAGAGCCTCCAAAGCCAAGCaccaaaaagagaaggaagtggAAGGTCTCATATAAAACCAGGCCCAAAGGTGGCTTAAAG ATGCTGAAGAGAACCATGGGGCTGAAAAGACCTGTTCAAGGGAGTTCTATGGAAAAGGCCACTCTGAGCATGGTCGCCCATTCAGGAATGCCTGAGAACCCTGGACAGTCTCATGACGATTGTCCCAAGGAGAGTAAGCTGGACGAAAACGAGCGAAAGGAGGCACAAGAGACCCCGGAGCCCTCCACCACTTCATGTGACAACCCAGCCACTTCAGATCGAGGCCACAGAGCTACAGCATCAGATGTAGATCTGAGTCAGAAACCGTCGAGTACACTGAAagtaatgattaaaataaaatga